A region of Paraburkholderia largidicola DNA encodes the following proteins:
- the cspD gene encoding cold shock domain-containing protein CspD: MATGTVKWFNDAKGFGFITPDEGGEDLFAHFSAIQMNGFKTLKEGQKVSFEVVQGPKGKQASNIQSAA, translated from the coding sequence CAAGTGGTTCAACGACGCGAAAGGTTTCGGATTCATTACGCCCGACGAAGGCGGTGAGGATCTGTTTGCACACTTTTCGGCTATCCAGATGAACGGTTTCAAGACCCTCAAGGAAGGCCAGAAAGTTAGCTTCGAGGTCGTTCAAGGCCCGAAGGGCAAACAGGCATCGAACATTCAGTCCGCAGCCTGA